One region of Pseudomonas alvandae genomic DNA includes:
- the kdpB gene encoding potassium-transporting ATPase subunit KdpB encodes MNMPMSKTVVAKAPEQAKTNLSALWRPALVQAFVKLDPRQLHRAPVMLVVELTAILTTVLCLVPDSAVPTFVAAQIALWLWFTVLFANFAEALAEGRGKARADSLKAGSEGLSARRQTADGFEVVPATRLRKGDVVRIEAGEMIPGDGEVIEGIAAVNEAAITGESAPVIRESGGDRSAVTGNTRLVSDWLLVRITSNPGESTLDRMIALVEGAKRQKTPNEVALDILLIGLTLIFLLVVVTLQPFAHFANGSLPLVFLVALLVTLIPTTIGGLLSAIGIAGMDRLVRLNVIAKSGRAVEAAGDVHVLMLDKTGTITFGNRRCAAVYAAPGVSAKALAEGALFASLADDTAEGKSIVEYLRGLHPQAEPALDALTAVPFSAETRLSGVDYQGRVYRKGAVDSLLSFIGLPRDGLPTALAREVDKIAQSGGTPLLVCVDGKLLGAIHLKDVVKPGIRERFAELRKLGIRTVMVTGDNPLTAAAIAAEAGVDDVLAEATPEKKLARIRHEQNDGRLVAMCGDGANDAPALAQADVGMAMNDGTQAAREAANMVDLDSDPTKLLDVVQIGKELLVTRGALTTFSIANDIAKYFAILPALFASIYPQLGVLNVMHLSSPQSAILSAIVFNALIIVVLIPLALRGVRVQAASAAALLRRNLLIYGLGGIAVPFVGIKAIDLLLTGLHLV; translated from the coding sequence ATGAACATGCCAATGAGCAAGACCGTCGTCGCCAAGGCGCCGGAGCAAGCCAAAACCAATCTGTCAGCCCTGTGGCGGCCAGCGCTGGTGCAAGCGTTCGTCAAGCTTGACCCGCGCCAGTTGCACCGTGCGCCGGTGATGCTGGTGGTGGAGCTCACCGCGATCCTCACCACCGTGTTGTGCCTGGTTCCCGACAGCGCCGTGCCGACTTTCGTGGCCGCGCAAATCGCCCTGTGGCTGTGGTTCACCGTGTTGTTCGCCAACTTCGCCGAAGCCTTGGCCGAAGGTCGGGGCAAGGCCCGTGCCGACAGCCTCAAGGCCGGCAGCGAAGGCTTGAGCGCTCGTCGCCAGACCGCGGACGGCTTTGAGGTGGTGCCCGCCACCCGCCTGCGCAAGGGCGATGTCGTACGGATCGAGGCAGGGGAGATGATCCCCGGTGATGGCGAAGTTATCGAAGGCATCGCGGCGGTCAATGAAGCCGCGATTACCGGGGAATCGGCGCCGGTGATCCGTGAGTCTGGCGGCGATCGCTCGGCGGTCACCGGCAACACGCGGCTGGTCTCCGACTGGTTGCTGGTGCGCATCACCAGCAATCCCGGCGAGTCCACCCTGGACCGCATGATCGCCCTGGTTGAAGGCGCCAAACGCCAGAAGACCCCGAACGAAGTGGCGCTGGATATCCTGCTGATCGGCCTGACGCTGATCTTCCTGCTGGTGGTGGTGACGCTGCAGCCGTTCGCGCATTTCGCCAACGGCAGCCTGCCGCTGGTGTTCCTGGTGGCGCTGTTGGTGACGTTGATCCCCACCACCATCGGCGGATTGCTGTCGGCCATCGGCATCGCCGGGATGGACCGCCTGGTGCGCTTGAACGTGATCGCCAAGTCCGGCCGCGCGGTAGAGGCGGCAGGGGATGTGCACGTGCTGATGCTGGACAAGACCGGCACCATCACCTTTGGCAATCGCCGCTGTGCCGCGGTCTATGCGGCCCCAGGCGTAAGCGCCAAGGCGTTGGCCGAAGGCGCCTTGTTCGCCTCCCTGGCTGACGACACGGCCGAGGGCAAGTCCATCGTCGAATACCTACGCGGGTTGCATCCGCAGGCCGAACCCGCTCTGGACGCGCTGACCGCCGTGCCCTTCAGCGCCGAAACCCGTTTGTCCGGCGTGGATTATCAAGGACGCGTTTATCGCAAGGGCGCGGTGGATTCCCTGTTGAGTTTCATCGGCCTGCCCCGTGACGGGCTGCCCACTGCACTGGCGCGGGAAGTCGACAAGATCGCCCAGAGCGGCGGCACGCCGTTGCTGGTCTGCGTGGACGGCAAATTGCTCGGCGCCATTCACCTCAAGGACGTGGTCAAGCCCGGTATCCGCGAGCGCTTTGCCGAGCTGCGCAAGCTGGGGATCCGCACGGTGATGGTCACGGGCGATAACCCGCTCACTGCCGCCGCGATTGCTGCCGAAGCGGGCGTGGATGATGTGCTGGCCGAGGCCACGCCGGAGAAAAAACTGGCGCGTATCCGCCATGAGCAGAACGATGGCCGGCTGGTCGCCATGTGCGGCGACGGCGCCAACGACGCTCCGGCCCTGGCCCAGGCCGATGTGGGCATGGCGATGAACGACGGCACCCAGGCCGCGCGCGAGGCGGCCAACATGGTCGACCTCGACAGCGATCCCACCAAGTTGCTGGACGTGGTGCAGATCGGCAAGGAATTGCTGGTCACCCGTGGCGCGCTGACCACGTTCTCCATCGCCAATGACATCGCCAAATACTTCGCGATCCTGCCGGCGCTGTTCGCCTCGATCTATCCGCAGCTTGGCGTGCTGAACGTCATGCACCTGAGCAGCCCGCAGAGCGCGATCCTCTCGGCCATCGTCTTCAACGCCTTGATCATCGTCGTGCTGATCCCCCTGGCCCTGCGCGGCGTGCGGGTGCAGGCAGCGAGCGCGGCGGCCTTGCTGCGGCGCAACCTGCTGATCTACGGCCTGGGCGGGATCGCGGTGCCGTTCGTGGGGATCAAGGCGATTGATTTGTTATTGACGGGTCTGCACTTGGTTTGA
- a CDS encoding patatin-like phospholipase family protein, with the protein MTKRVALVLGSGGARGYAHIGVIEEIERRGYDIACIAGCSMGAVVGGIYAAGKLEDYRNWIESLDYLDVLRLVDVSFRLGAIRGEKVFGQIRKIVGELNIEDLRIPYTAVATDLTNQQEIWFQEGCLHQAMRASAAIPSLFTPVMQGNRMLVDGGLLNPLPIVPVVSSHCDLIIAVNLNATNQKQYSLPVIQRPAAFRRRFDTLVSSLGSRLPFRRKQAEQLLLLEQEALKAEAADINPWIESAEPEGQQPAAAPETEGAPRSATGSFIIDNVGPASLLDLINQSFEVMQTSLAQYKIAGYPPDVLINVPKRVCRFFEFYKAPELIALGREIARDTLDRYEREQN; encoded by the coding sequence ATGACAAAACGTGTCGCATTGGTATTGGGCTCGGGCGGCGCCCGGGGCTACGCCCATATCGGAGTGATCGAGGAGATCGAACGGCGCGGCTACGACATTGCCTGTATCGCCGGCTGTTCCATGGGCGCCGTCGTCGGTGGAATCTATGCCGCCGGCAAACTCGAGGATTACCGCAACTGGATCGAAAGCCTCGATTACCTGGACGTGTTGCGGTTGGTGGACGTCAGTTTTCGTCTGGGGGCGATTCGTGGTGAGAAGGTGTTCGGACAGATCCGCAAGATCGTCGGCGAACTCAATATCGAAGACCTGCGCATTCCCTATACGGCGGTCGCCACCGACCTGACCAACCAGCAGGAAATCTGGTTCCAGGAAGGTTGCCTGCACCAGGCGATGCGAGCCTCGGCGGCCATTCCCAGCCTCTTCACCCCGGTCATGCAAGGCAACCGCATGCTGGTGGACGGCGGCCTATTAAACCCATTGCCGATCGTGCCGGTGGTGTCGAGCCATTGCGACCTGATCATCGCGGTCAACCTCAACGCCACCAACCAGAAACAATACAGCCTGCCAGTGATCCAGCGCCCCGCTGCGTTCCGGCGTCGCTTCGACACCTTGGTCAGCTCCCTGGGTTCACGGCTGCCGTTTCGCCGCAAACAGGCCGAGCAGTTGCTGCTATTGGAACAGGAAGCGCTGAAGGCCGAAGCAGCCGATATCAATCCGTGGATCGAGTCCGCCGAGCCCGAAGGCCAGCAGCCTGCCGCCGCGCCGGAAACCGAAGGCGCACCGAGATCCGCCACCGGCTCGTTCATCATCGACAACGTCGGGCCGGCGTCCTTGCTGGACCTGATCAACCAGAGTTTCGAGGTAATGCAGACGTCGTTGGCCCAGTACAAGATCGCCGGTTATCCACCAGATGTGCTGATCAACGTGCCGAAGCGAGTGTGCCGGTTTTTCGAGTTCTACAAGGCGCCGGAGCTGATTGCGCTAGGGCGGGAGATTGCCCGGGATACGCTGGATCGGTATGAGCGTGAGCAGAACTGA
- a CDS encoding CHAD domain-containing protein — protein MIDRLVARILGLEVRLLACQARLNAQTDSEALHDLRTTVRRLRSLLRPLRGLPGVEQLETAASAVGSLTTPLRDREVLAAYLEKHGKTEAAQRRQVQMAEAYPAVAGSPELAQLLMILDAFPRFIRAAQRQGLLDGLRKRIEKRLDKQWKKLGEALRDPAHDRHRLRLLIKRVRYAIEAYPELDRLPEAAMPRLKSAQGALGDWHDCWQWLARAEQEADLQPCVPVWQITMEKAEAKSDRVLDKLIASCFDKS, from the coding sequence ATGATCGATCGGCTGGTGGCCCGGATATTGGGCCTGGAAGTCCGCCTGCTGGCCTGTCAGGCCCGCTTGAACGCCCAAACCGACAGCGAAGCATTGCATGACCTGCGGACCACGGTCCGTCGGTTGCGCAGCCTGCTTCGTCCGTTGCGTGGACTGCCCGGTGTCGAGCAGCTGGAAACGGCCGCGTCGGCAGTCGGTAGCCTGACCACGCCTTTGCGCGACCGTGAAGTGCTGGCGGCCTATCTCGAGAAGCACGGCAAGACCGAGGCGGCGCAGCGGCGCCAGGTGCAAATGGCCGAGGCGTATCCCGCCGTGGCCGGCAGCCCCGAGCTGGCGCAGCTGTTGATGATTCTCGACGCGTTCCCACGCTTCATCCGTGCAGCCCAGCGCCAGGGCTTGCTCGACGGGCTGCGCAAACGCATCGAAAAACGCCTCGACAAACAATGGAAAAAACTCGGCGAGGCCTTGCGTGATCCGGCTCATGACCGTCATCGCCTGCGCCTGTTGATCAAGCGCGTGCGCTACGCCATCGAAGCCTACCCTGAACTCGATCGCTTGCCGGAGGCGGCCATGCCACGGCTCAAGTCCGCCCAGGGCGCATTGGGCGATTGGCACGATTGCTGGCAGTGGCTGGCGCGGGCCGAGCAAGAAGCCGACCTGCAACCCTGTGTACCGGTCTGGCAAATCACCATGGAAAAGGCCGAGGCCAAGTCCGATCGGGTGCTGGATAAACTGATTGCCAGTTGCTTCGATAAATCCTGA
- the kdpC gene encoding potassium-transporting ATPase subunit KdpC produces MFTLIRPALSLLLLMTLLTGVAYPLLVTGVAQVAFPDQANGSLIHDADGKVRGSRLIAQDFTGDGWFHPRPSAGAFATVASGASNFSPSNPALATRVIDDAHKLQVSGQGPVPLALLTTSGSGLDPHLPPAAIAYQLARVAAARNVPVSTLQQLLDDNTEQPLVGPPVVNVLALNMALEKI; encoded by the coding sequence ATGTTCACCCTGATTCGCCCGGCCTTGAGCCTGTTGTTATTGATGACGCTGCTCACCGGCGTCGCCTACCCATTGCTCGTCACCGGCGTGGCGCAAGTCGCCTTCCCGGACCAGGCCAACGGCAGCCTGATTCATGATGCCGACGGCAAGGTCCGTGGATCCCGGCTGATCGCCCAGGATTTCACCGGCGATGGCTGGTTCCATCCGCGCCCCTCGGCAGGTGCCTTCGCCACAGTGGCCAGCGGCGCGAGCAATTTTTCGCCCAGCAACCCGGCGCTGGCCACCCGCGTGATCGATGACGCCCACAAGCTGCAAGTGTCCGGCCAGGGCCCGGTGCCCCTGGCGCTGCTGACCACCTCCGGCAGTGGGCTGGATCCGCACTTGCCTCCGGCGGCGATTGCCTATCAACTGGCGCGTGTCGCCGCCGCCAGGAATGTGCCGGTGTCGACGTTGCAGCAGTTGCTCGATGACAACACCGAGCAGCCCTTGGTGGGCCCGCCGGTGGTGAACGTGCTGGCGCTGAACATGGCCCTGGAAAAAATATAG
- a CDS encoding sensor histidine kinase: MSDASRADALLANLPRHDRGRLKVFLGAAPGVGKTYAMLQAAHTRLRQGTDVIAGVVETHGRAETEALLNGLAQQPLVRSEYRGVMLEEMDLDGLLSARPSLVLVDELAHSNAPGSRHAKRWQDIQELLAAGIDVYTTVNVQHLESLNDQVRGITGVQVRETLPDWVLQEADELLLIDLPPRELLERLRDGKVYVPEQARAAIDAFFSQTNLTALRELAMQTAAAQVDNDLAQGYRQLGQSAPAVQGRLLVGVDGDVQAERLVRHASRVAQRRHLPWSVVHVDNGATRDEASRQRLQNVQQLAERLGGEVVLLRAGEVAKTLIQHARQRRATLLLVGQSRPRLRRNLFGGGLASRLLRNARGLEINVLDSDESPPPARQRAGSVQTGFDYALALVATVVASALAWGISGLLALPNISLVFLMAVLLVAVRSSLGPALACAALSFLAYDFLFIPPNFSLTIQREEDVLTLVFFLLMAALTGNLAARQRRQLQALRDTQQETGELLDLSRKLTAATDRQAVISAAVLHLNSEYDLQLCLLNRDGPAGWKVETPEPLTFNEAERAAADWSWQHDQPAGAGTATLPSGRWWWWPLSAEGGPLGLLGVCTKDGKPLSDQRRRWLAALSQPLAQALARAQLAQDLEAARLHGETEQLRSALLASVSHDLRTPLTSMRGSIDSLLALGEAIPIEDRRELLEGTRDEAERLDRYIQNLLDMTRLGHGALKLARDWVSPADIVGSALNRLRAVLAPLAVSVEVPAGLPLLYVHAALIEQALVNVLENAARFSPVHGRLLLSAEVTTDEVLFAVADEGPGIPEQEREKIFDMFYTAARGDRGGQGTGLGLAICQGMIGAHGGRISVGDGLDGRGTCITLHLPLQAQPGMDDEA, from the coding sequence ATGAGCGACGCCAGCCGCGCCGATGCACTGTTAGCCAACCTGCCACGCCACGACCGTGGCCGTCTCAAGGTCTTCCTGGGCGCCGCTCCGGGCGTCGGCAAGACCTACGCCATGCTGCAAGCGGCCCACACCCGGTTGCGTCAAGGCACGGACGTCATCGCCGGGGTCGTCGAAACCCACGGGCGCGCCGAGACCGAAGCGCTGTTGAATGGCCTGGCGCAGCAGCCATTGGTACGTTCGGAATATCGCGGCGTGATGCTCGAGGAAATGGACCTCGACGGGCTCCTGTCGGCGCGCCCGAGCCTGGTGCTGGTGGACGAACTGGCCCACAGCAACGCGCCCGGCAGTCGCCACGCCAAGCGCTGGCAAGACATCCAGGAACTGCTCGCCGCTGGCATCGACGTCTACACCACGGTCAACGTCCAGCACTTGGAAAGTCTCAATGATCAGGTGCGCGGCATCACCGGCGTGCAGGTGCGCGAGACGTTGCCGGATTGGGTATTGCAGGAAGCCGATGAGCTGTTGTTGATCGACCTGCCGCCGCGCGAGCTGCTGGAGCGCTTGCGCGACGGCAAGGTCTACGTGCCGGAACAGGCCCGGGCCGCGATCGATGCGTTTTTCTCCCAGACCAACCTGACCGCCTTGCGCGAACTGGCCATGCAGACCGCCGCCGCGCAGGTAGATAACGATCTGGCCCAGGGCTATCGACAACTGGGCCAGTCGGCTCCGGCGGTACAGGGACGGCTGTTGGTGGGCGTGGACGGCGACGTGCAGGCTGAACGGCTGGTGCGCCACGCCAGTCGTGTCGCCCAGCGCCGGCATCTGCCCTGGAGCGTGGTGCACGTGGATAACGGCGCGACGCGGGACGAGGCGTCGCGCCAACGCTTGCAAAACGTCCAGCAACTGGCGGAAAGGCTCGGCGGGGAAGTGGTGCTGCTGCGAGCTGGCGAAGTCGCCAAGACCTTGATCCAACACGCCAGGCAACGTCGCGCGACATTGCTGTTGGTAGGGCAGTCCCGGCCACGCCTGCGCCGAAACCTGTTTGGCGGTGGCCTCGCGTCGCGCTTGCTGCGCAACGCCCGAGGCCTGGAAATCAACGTGCTGGACAGCGATGAGTCGCCGCCACCCGCCCGCCAGCGTGCAGGTTCCGTCCAGACCGGTTTCGACTATGCGCTGGCGCTGGTGGCGACGGTGGTGGCCAGCGCCTTGGCCTGGGGGATATCCGGGCTGCTGGCGTTGCCCAACATTTCCCTGGTGTTTCTGATGGCGGTGTTGCTGGTGGCGGTGCGCAGCAGCCTCGGCCCGGCGCTGGCCTGTGCGGCGCTGTCGTTCCTGGCCTATGACTTTCTGTTCATTCCGCCGAATTTTTCCCTGACGATTCAACGCGAAGAGGACGTGCTGACGCTGGTGTTCTTCCTGCTGATGGCGGCCTTGACCGGCAACCTCGCGGCCCGCCAGCGGCGCCAGTTGCAGGCGCTGCGCGACACCCAGCAGGAAACCGGGGAGCTGCTCGACCTGTCACGCAAACTGACCGCCGCGACCGATCGCCAGGCGGTGATCAGCGCCGCCGTGCTCCACCTCAACAGCGAGTACGACTTGCAACTGTGCCTGCTCAATCGGGACGGCCCGGCTGGCTGGAAAGTCGAGACCCCCGAACCGCTGACGTTCAACGAGGCCGAGCGCGCCGCCGCCGACTGGTCGTGGCAACACGATCAACCGGCCGGCGCCGGTACCGCGACGCTGCCGTCCGGGCGTTGGTGGTGGTGGCCTTTGTCGGCGGAGGGCGGGCCGCTGGGTTTGCTCGGCGTCTGCACGAAAGACGGCAAGCCGCTCAGCGACCAGCGACGGCGATGGCTGGCGGCCCTCAGCCAGCCGTTGGCCCAGGCGCTGGCCCGGGCACAACTTGCGCAGGACCTGGAGGCGGCGCGCCTGCACGGCGAAACCGAACAATTGCGCAGCGCCTTGCTCGCCTCTGTCTCCCATGATTTGCGCACGCCGCTGACCTCCATGCGCGGCAGCATCGACAGCCTGTTGGCGTTGGGCGAAGCGATTCCGATCGAGGACCGTCGCGAACTGCTCGAAGGCACCCGCGATGAGGCCGAGCGGCTGGATCGCTATATCCAGAACCTGCTCGACATGACGCGCCTGGGTCACGGCGCCCTGAAGTTGGCCCGGGACTGGGTGTCGCCGGCCGACATCGTCGGCAGTGCCCTGAACCGCTTGCGTGCGGTGCTGGCGCCGCTGGCCGTCAGCGTCGAAGTGCCGGCCGGCTTGCCGTTGTTGTATGTCCACGCTGCGCTGATCGAGCAGGCCCTGGTCAATGTGCTGGAGAACGCCGCGCGGTTTTCCCCGGTCCACGGCCGATTGTTGCTCAGTGCCGAAGTGACGACAGACGAAGTTTTGTTCGCCGTGGCGGATGAAGGGCCAGGCATCCCCGAGCAAGAGCGCGAGAAGATTTTCGACATGTTCTACACCGCTGCCCGCGGCGATCGAGGCGGGCAAGGCACCGGGCTCGGATTGGCGATTTGCCAGGGCATGATCGGTGCCCATGGCGGGCGGATCAGCGTCGGCGACGGCCTCGACGGGCGCGGCACCTGCATCACCTTGCACTTGCCCTTGCAGGCACAACCGGGCATGGACGATGAAGCCTGA
- a CDS encoding response regulator, with translation MSQSATLLVIDDEPQIRKFLRISLASQGYKVLEAETGAEGLAQAALNKPDLLVLDLGLPDMDGQQVLREFRQWSAVPVLVLSVRASEAQKVEALDNGANDYVTKPFGIQEFLARVRALLRQAPAGEAPPAALTLGPLTVDLAYRRVLLDGAEVALTRKEYAVLAQLARHPGRVITQQQLLKDIWGPTHIEDSHYLRIVVGHLRQKLADDPTRPRFIVTEAGVGYRLLEEGA, from the coding sequence ATGAGCCAGAGCGCGACCCTTTTGGTCATCGATGACGAGCCGCAGATTCGCAAGTTCTTGCGCATCAGCCTGGCCTCCCAAGGCTACAAGGTGCTCGAAGCCGAAACGGGCGCCGAGGGCCTGGCCCAGGCGGCGTTGAACAAGCCGGATCTGCTGGTGCTCGACCTGGGCTTGCCGGACATGGACGGCCAGCAAGTGTTGCGCGAGTTTCGCCAATGGTCGGCGGTGCCCGTGCTGGTCCTGTCGGTACGCGCCAGCGAAGCGCAGAAAGTCGAGGCGCTGGACAATGGCGCCAATGATTACGTGACCAAGCCATTCGGCATCCAGGAGTTCCTCGCCCGGGTGCGTGCGCTACTGCGACAGGCGCCAGCAGGCGAAGCACCGCCAGCGGCATTGACGTTGGGCCCGCTGACGGTGGACCTGGCTTATCGCCGGGTCCTGCTGGATGGCGCCGAAGTGGCCCTGACCCGCAAGGAATACGCGGTGCTGGCGCAGCTGGCGCGGCATCCGGGGCGGGTCATCACCCAGCAGCAATTGCTCAAGGACATCTGGGGTCCGACCCATATCGAAGACAGCCACTACCTGCGCATCGTCGTCGGTCACCTGCGCCAGAAACTCGCTGACGACCCGACCCGGCCTCGGTTTATCGTGACTGAAGCGGGAGTGGGGTATCGGTTGTTGGAGGAGGGTGCTTGA
- the kdpF gene encoding K(+)-transporting ATPase subunit F, with the protein MSVLDGVSLLLAVALFIYLLVALLRADRG; encoded by the coding sequence ATGAGTGTTCTGGACGGGGTGTCGCTGCTGCTGGCAGTGGCGCTGTTCATTTATCTGTTGGTTGCGCTGTTGCGCGCGGACCGGGGTTAG
- the kdpA gene encoding potassium-transporting ATPase subunit KdpA encodes MQGYDYGLILGFFALVLIPAPFLGRFYYRVMEGQRTWLSPVLGPVERCCYKVAGVDPTTEQSWQKYTLALLAFNLAGFALLFAVLLLQGHLPLNTENLPGMEWTQAFNTAVSFMTNTNWQSYSGEASLSYLSQMIGLTVQNFVSAATGLAVLVALCRGIGRKSATTLGNFWVDMTRATLYGLLPLCLLLALFLVWQGVPQTLAHYVHGVTMQGVDQVIPLGPAASQIAIKQLGTNGGGFFGVNSAHPFENPTAWTNLFEVASIILIPAALVFTFGHYVKDLRQSRAIIACMLALFLIGGATSLWAEYQPNPALNDAAVEQTAPLEGKEARFGTTATVLWSVTTTAASNGSVNAMHDSLNPLSGMVALMNMMVGEVIFGGVGAGLYGMLLNVLIAVFLAGLMIGRTPEYLGKKLGAREVQLLVVTLLVMPVSVLVLGAIAASLPGPAAAVSNPGAHGFSQLLYAYTSAGANNGSAFAGFGANTPFHNLMLGLGMLIGRFGYILPVLALAGSLALKKTAPIGQNSFPTHGPLFVTLLTVTILLVGGLTFLPTLALGPIAEHLSLGF; translated from the coding sequence ATGCAGGGTTATGACTACGGGCTGATCCTCGGCTTTTTCGCGCTGGTGCTGATCCCCGCGCCTTTCCTGGGGCGGTTCTACTATCGGGTGATGGAAGGCCAGCGCACCTGGCTCTCACCCGTGCTGGGGCCGGTGGAAAGGTGTTGTTACAAGGTGGCTGGCGTCGATCCGACCACCGAGCAGAGTTGGCAGAAGTACACCCTGGCGTTGCTCGCCTTCAACCTGGCGGGTTTCGCCTTGTTGTTCGCCGTGCTCCTGTTACAGGGGCATTTGCCGCTCAACACTGAAAACCTGCCCGGCATGGAATGGACCCAGGCGTTCAACACGGCGGTCAGTTTCATGACCAACACCAACTGGCAGTCCTACAGCGGCGAGGCGTCCCTCAGTTACTTGAGCCAGATGATCGGCCTGACCGTGCAGAACTTCGTCAGCGCCGCCACGGGCCTGGCCGTGCTGGTTGCGCTGTGCCGTGGGATCGGGCGCAAGTCCGCCACGACCCTGGGCAATTTCTGGGTCGACATGACCCGTGCCACGCTCTATGGGTTGTTGCCGCTGTGCCTGTTGCTGGCGTTGTTCCTGGTCTGGCAGGGCGTGCCGCAGACCTTAGCGCATTATGTGCATGGGGTGACGATGCAGGGCGTCGATCAGGTGATTCCTCTCGGTCCGGCGGCCAGCCAGATTGCGATCAAGCAACTGGGCACCAACGGCGGTGGTTTCTTCGGCGTCAATTCGGCGCACCCGTTCGAGAACCCGACCGCTTGGACCAATCTCTTCGAAGTCGCGTCGATCATCCTGATCCCGGCGGCGCTGGTGTTCACCTTCGGTCATTACGTCAAGGATCTGCGCCAGAGCCGGGCGATTATCGCCTGCATGCTGGCCTTGTTCCTGATCGGCGGGGCGACGTCGCTGTGGGCCGAATACCAACCCAATCCAGCCCTCAACGACGCAGCCGTCGAACAAACTGCGCCGCTGGAAGGCAAGGAGGCACGCTTCGGCACCACCGCCACGGTGCTCTGGTCGGTGACGACCACGGCGGCGTCCAACGGCTCGGTCAACGCCATGCACGACAGCCTCAATCCGCTGAGCGGGATGGTGGCGCTGATGAACATGATGGTCGGCGAAGTGATCTTCGGCGGCGTCGGCGCCGGGCTCTACGGGATGCTGCTGAACGTGTTGATCGCGGTGTTTCTCGCGGGGTTGATGATCGGTCGCACGCCGGAATACCTGGGCAAGAAGCTCGGCGCCCGGGAAGTGCAGTTGCTGGTGGTGACGCTGCTGGTGATGCCGGTGAGCGTGCTGGTGCTCGGCGCCATCGCCGCGAGCCTGCCCGGCCCTGCGGCGGCGGTGAGCAACCCTGGCGCCCACGGTTTCAGCCAGTTGCTTTACGCCTACACCTCGGCGGGGGCGAACAACGGTTCGGCGTTCGCCGGTTTTGGTGCCAACACGCCGTTTCACAACCTGATGCTGGGCCTGGGCATGTTGATCGGCCGCTTCGGCTACATCCTGCCGGTGCTGGCGTTGGCTGGCAGCCTGGCCCTGAAGAAAACCGCGCCCATCGGCCAGAACAGCTTTCCCACCCATGGCCCGCTGTTCGTGACGCTGTTGACCGTGACCATCCTGTTGGTCGGCGGCTTGACCTTCCTGCCGACGCTGGCTCTCGGCCCGATCGCCGAACACTTGAGCCTGGGTTTCTGA